One stretch of Acholeplasma laidlawii PG-8A DNA includes these proteins:
- the yidD gene encoding membrane protein insertion efficiency factor YidD — protein MKKYAIKAIRWYQKTLSPVKSHKCRHTPTCSHYAIEAYETHNFIYASLLTSKRILTCNPLFKPKYDPVPKKRGKKNDKNV, from the coding sequence ATGAAAAAATATGCTATAAAAGCCATTCGTTGGTACCAAAAAACTTTATCACCAGTAAAATCTCATAAATGTAGACACACACCAACTTGTAGCCACTATGCAATAGAGGCTTACGAGACACATAATTTCATTTATGCAAGTTTACTTACCAGCAAAAGGATTCTTACATGTAATCCGCTTTTTAAGCCTAAATACGATCCAGTACCAAAGAAAAGGGGAAAGAAAAATGATAAAAACGTTTAA